A genomic stretch from Rutidosis leptorrhynchoides isolate AG116_Rl617_1_P2 unplaced genomic scaffold, CSIRO_AGI_Rlap_v1 contig368, whole genome shotgun sequence includes:
- the LOC139883207 gene encoding transcription factor DUO1-like gives MSFFTVEKKKKKKMEFMRIEEPIRKGPWKVDEDEVLINHIKKYGPTDWSSIRTKGLLQRTGKILPPPGCTFTQEEERIVIELQREYGNKWAKIATHLRGRTDNDVKNFWSSRQKRLARILHNSATSSSSSSNAKPVKTKREVKLDVSPVQDFLPPEV, from the exons ATGTCGTTCTTCACagtagagaagaagaagaagaagaaaatggagTTCATGAGAATAGAAGAACCAATCAGAAAGGGACCGTGGAAAGTTGATGAAGATGAAGTCTTGATCAACCATATCAAAAAATACGGTCCTACAGACTGGAGCTCCATTCGAACCAAAGGCCTATTGCAACGAACCGGAAAAATCTTGCCGCCTCC TGGATGCACGTTTACACAAGAGGAAGAGAGGATAGTGATAGAGTTACAGAGAGAGTACGGGAACAAGTGGGCTAAGATCGCCACACATTTAAGAGGACGGACAGATAACGACGTTAAGAATTTCTGGAGCAGTCGCCAAAAGAGGCTCGCTAGGATTTTGCACAATTCCGCAACTTCTTCTTCCTCTTCCTCCAATGCTAAACCTGTCAAGACTAAAAGGGAAGTAAAACTTGATGTTTCACCTGTCCAAGATTTTCTTCCTCCCGAGGTATAA
- the LOC139883208 gene encoding uncharacterized protein, whose amino-acid sequence MEEEPTSESQSYSPPFISDVKLVQLPELFQPKLNDTNTAQLDQILDHDVEPDQNPPQPIPDMKFTVESQDLITKLDDPYFFDVFGLVSAEQFLIEQPFLEPVSKKNNRTGDETNKPVSSFFDDFSSEIFRPHRATFRSIRFGELLETKKMLFRVGLEVLTTCFVVLQCLFNLYAILI is encoded by the coding sequence ATGGAGGAGGAGCCGACCTCAGAGTCTCAATCATACTCTCCACCCTTCATTTCTGACGTCAAGCTCGTTCAGCTTCCAGAGCTCTTCCAGCCAAAGTTGAACGATACAAACACTGCTCAACTCGATCAAATACTAGACCATGATGTCGAGCCTGATCAGAACCCACCACAACCGATACCTGACATGAAGTTCACTGTAGAAAGCCAAGATCTAATAACCAAACTTGACGATCCTTATTTCTTCGACGTGTTTGGGCTAGTAAGTGCAGAACAGTTTCTTATCGAACAGCCATTTCTCGAACCAGTAAGTAAAAAGAACAATAGAACGGGTGATGAAACTAACAAGCCAGTTAGCTCTTTTTTTGATGACTTCTCCTCTGAGATTTTTCGACCACATCGAGCCACTTTCAGATCCATTAGATTTGGTGAATTGTTGGAAACGAAAAAAATGCTGTTTCGTGTAGGTTTAGAAGTTTTAACTACTTGTTTCGTAGTTTTACAATGTTTGTTTAACTTGTATGCAATTCTAATTTAA
- the LOC139883209 gene encoding uncharacterized protein, with protein MDPTKTQHHQNVVVMRHGDRIDNFQPLWVAKGPRPWDPPLVEEGLSRAHTTGHKLRTRLGFPIHRVFVSPFLRCIQTAREVVTALCFVADATTTGGSADGTSIDSSKLKVSIEYGLCEMLNREAIRPSVAPKDGDFGFNISELEATFPAGIVDNSVKRVYQELPRWEETVLGAKSRYAKIIKTLADMYPSENLLLVTHGEAVGIAVSTFLEEATVYEVEYCAYAELRRQINFENESFTAGNFEVSRNPTQTGIGYSPSTHSTDFLMDAGIPI; from the exons ATGGACCCTACCAAAACCCAACACCACCAAAACGTCGTCGTAATGAGGCACGGAGACCGGATCGACAACTTCCAGCCCTTGTGGGTGGCCAAGGGCCCGAGGCCGTGGGACCCACCACTCGTGGAAGAGGGTCTGTCCAGGGCCCACACCACTGGCCACAAGCTCCGGACCCGACTCGGTTTCCCGATCCATCGTGTCTTCGTCTCCCCTTTCCTTAGATGTATCCAGACTGCCCGTGAAGTCGTCACTGCTCTTTGCTTCGTCGCTGACGCCACCACAACCGGCGGCTCGGCTGATGGTACCTCTATCGACTCTTCCAAGCTCAAG GTCTCTATCGAGTATGGATTATGTGAGATGCTGAATAGAGAAGCTATTAGACCTAGTGTAGCACCTAAAGATGGAGACTTTGGTTTCAATATCTCAGAGCTTGAAGCTACATTTCCGGCTGGCATAGTGGACAATTCAGTTAAACGAGTATACCAAGAG TTGCCCAGATGGGAAGAAACAGTGTTGGGGGCAAAGAGTAGATACGCAAAGATAATTAAAACCCTTGCCGATATGTACCCTTCCGAAAATCTGCTGCTTGTCACACACG GGGAAGCAGTCGGAATTGCAGTTTCGACTTTCTTGGAGGAAGCAACAGTTTACGAGGTAGAATATTGTGCATACGCAGAACTACGACGACAAATCAACTTCGAAAATGAGTCATTCACTGCCGGGAACTTTGAGGTGTCTCGAAATCCCACCCAGACCGGCATTGGTTACTCACCTTCAACTCATTCAACCGATTTTTTAATGGATGCTGGTATTCCAATTTGA